A genomic window from Cyprinus carpio isolate SPL01 chromosome B9, ASM1834038v1, whole genome shotgun sequence includes:
- the LOC109088618 gene encoding nuclear factor erythroid 2-related factor 2-like isoform X1: MMEIEMPKMHPSQQDMDLIDILWRQDVDLGAGREVFDFSYRQKEVELRLQREKEEEKRQQCLREQEKALLAQLQLDEETGEFVPRSAPLTQDTTTSAQITQNGAFAEQVGDAMSFDECMQLLAETFPLDEPAESVPPCLEASIPPSTDLMMPPDIPAFTQNPLLPGSLDQAWMELLSLPELQQCLNMQMQESLDMDGFMKPSAEAQNPNYSQYLPGMDHLSSVQTEVCPPEYINTYDGSFNTMVSPNLSQMSLNVPDVGAEFRPEEFNELFYPEMEVKVNSVPLTSDGGNMVSQLAEIPSDPPVNPMDLHSFSPGSFSSGKPEPTSEFPDSDSGLSLDSSPQVSSPGKSLNGDGSFGFSDSDSEEMDDSPGGMESDYTEIFPLVYLNDGVQGSLSEKPPADQQEMKAKNQKIEPAEASGHSKPPFTKDKQKKRSETRLSRDEQRAKALQIPFTVDKIINLPVDDFNEMMSKHQLNEAQLALVRDIRRRGKNKVAAQNCRKRKMENIVGLEYELDSLKEEKERLMKEKSERSSNLREMKQQLSTLYQEVFSMLRDEDGKPFSPSEYSLQHTADGTVFLVPRLKKILVKNN; this comes from the exons ATGATGGAGATCGAAATGCCTAAAATGCATCCAAGCCAACag GATATGGATCTGATAGATATCCTGTGGAGGCAGGACGTGGATCTGGGAGCGGGCAGGGAGGTGTTTGATTTCAGCTACAGACAGAAGGAGGTGGAGTTGCGTCTGCAGCGTGAGAAGGAAGAGGAGAAGCGGCAGCAGTGTTTGCGGGAGCAGGAGAAGGCACTGCTCGCTCAACTCCAGCTGGACGAGGAGACCGGGGAGTTTGTGCCGCGGAGCGCCCCGCTGACGCAGGACACCACGACCAGTGCCCAAATCACACAG AATGGGGCTTTCGCAGAACAGGTCGGCGATGCCATGTCATTCGATGAGTGCATGCAGCTCCTGGCGGAGACTTTTCCACTAGATGAGCCAGCTGAG TCAGTGCCTCCTTGCCTGGAAGCCTCCATTCCTCCTTCCACAGATCTTATGATGCCCCCAGACATCCCAGCCTTTACCCAGAATCCTTTGCTGCCAGGCTCTCTGGATCAGGCCTGGATGGAGTTGCTCTCACTCCCAGAGCTGCAG caGTGCCTCAACATGCAGATGCAGGAGTCATTGGATATGGATGGGTTTATGAAACCCTCTGCAGAAGCACAGAACCCAAACTACAGCCAATACCTGCCCGGCATGGACCATCTCTCATCGGTGCAGACAGAGGTGTGTCCTCCCGAATACATCAACACATACGATGGATCCTTCAACACTATGGTGTCGCCCAACCTCAGCCAGATGAGTCTGAACGTCCCAGATGTGGGAGCAGAGTTTAGACCTGAAGAATTCAATGAGCTGTTTTATCCAGAGATGGAGGTTAAAGTGAACAGCGTTCCTCTTACCTCCGATGGAGGAAATATGGTCAGCCAATTGGCAGAGATCCCCAGCGATCCTCCTGTGAACCCCATGGATCTGCACAGCTTCTCACCAGGAAGCTTCAGCTCAGGAAAACCGGAGCCTACGTCCGAATTCCCAGATTCTGATTCCGGCTTGTCGCTGGATTCTAGTCCTCAAGTGAGCTCTCCGGGGAAGTCCTTGAACGGAGATGGATCCTTTGGTTTTAGCGACTCCGACTCTGAAGAGATGGACGATAGTCCGGGAGGCATGGAGTCAGATTATACCGAGATATTCCCGCTGGTTTACCTTAACGACGGAGTGCAGGGATCTCTCTCGGAGAAACCTCCAGCAGACCAACAGGAGATGAAAGCGAAGAACCAAAAGATAGAGCCGGCGGAGGCCAGCGGCCACTCCAAACCTCCCTTTACCAAAGACAAGCAGAAGAAACGCTCTGAGACGCGGCTCTCCCGTGACGAACAGAGAGCAAAAGCCTTGCAGATCCCATTTACTGTGGACAAGATCATCAATCTGCCTGTAGATGACTTCAACGAGATGATGTCCAAACACCAGCTCAACGAGGCCCAGCTCGCCCTCGTCAGAGACATCCGCCGTCGGGGCAAGAACAAGGTTGCGGCACAGAACTGCCGCAAGAGGAAGATGGAGAACATTGTGGGCCTGGAGTACGAGCTGGACTCGCTGAAAGAGGAGAAGGAGCGTTTGATGAAGGAGAAGAGCGAGCGTAGCTCCAATCTGAGAGAGATGAAGCAGCAGTTGAGTACCTTGTACCAAGAGGTTTTCAGTATGCTTCGAGACGAGGATGGCAAGCCTTTCTCGCCCAGCGAATACTCCCTTCAGCACACTGCGGACGGCACCGTTTTCCTCGTTCCTCGCCTTAAAAAGATTCTCGTAAAGAACAACTAG
- the LOC109088618 gene encoding nuclear factor erythroid 2-related factor 2-like isoform X2, whose product MMEIEMPKMHPSQQDMDLIDILWRQDVDLGAGREVFDFSYRQKEVELRLQREKEEEKRQQCLREQEKALLAQLQLDEETGEFVPRSAPLTQDTTTSAQITQNGAFAEQVGDAMSFDECMQLLAETFPLDEPAESVPPCLEASIPPSTDLMMPPDIPAFTQNPLLPGSLDQAWMELLSLPELQCLNMQMQESLDMDGFMKPSAEAQNPNYSQYLPGMDHLSSVQTEVCPPEYINTYDGSFNTMVSPNLSQMSLNVPDVGAEFRPEEFNELFYPEMEVKVNSVPLTSDGGNMVSQLAEIPSDPPVNPMDLHSFSPGSFSSGKPEPTSEFPDSDSGLSLDSSPQVSSPGKSLNGDGSFGFSDSDSEEMDDSPGGMESDYTEIFPLVYLNDGVQGSLSEKPPADQQEMKAKNQKIEPAEASGHSKPPFTKDKQKKRSETRLSRDEQRAKALQIPFTVDKIINLPVDDFNEMMSKHQLNEAQLALVRDIRRRGKNKVAAQNCRKRKMENIVGLEYELDSLKEEKERLMKEKSERSSNLREMKQQLSTLYQEVFSMLRDEDGKPFSPSEYSLQHTADGTVFLVPRLKKILVKNN is encoded by the exons ATGATGGAGATCGAAATGCCTAAAATGCATCCAAGCCAACag GATATGGATCTGATAGATATCCTGTGGAGGCAGGACGTGGATCTGGGAGCGGGCAGGGAGGTGTTTGATTTCAGCTACAGACAGAAGGAGGTGGAGTTGCGTCTGCAGCGTGAGAAGGAAGAGGAGAAGCGGCAGCAGTGTTTGCGGGAGCAGGAGAAGGCACTGCTCGCTCAACTCCAGCTGGACGAGGAGACCGGGGAGTTTGTGCCGCGGAGCGCCCCGCTGACGCAGGACACCACGACCAGTGCCCAAATCACACAG AATGGGGCTTTCGCAGAACAGGTCGGCGATGCCATGTCATTCGATGAGTGCATGCAGCTCCTGGCGGAGACTTTTCCACTAGATGAGCCAGCTGAG TCAGTGCCTCCTTGCCTGGAAGCCTCCATTCCTCCTTCCACAGATCTTATGATGCCCCCAGACATCCCAGCCTTTACCCAGAATCCTTTGCTGCCAGGCTCTCTGGATCAGGCCTGGATGGAGTTGCTCTCACTCCCAGAGCTGCAG TGCCTCAACATGCAGATGCAGGAGTCATTGGATATGGATGGGTTTATGAAACCCTCTGCAGAAGCACAGAACCCAAACTACAGCCAATACCTGCCCGGCATGGACCATCTCTCATCGGTGCAGACAGAGGTGTGTCCTCCCGAATACATCAACACATACGATGGATCCTTCAACACTATGGTGTCGCCCAACCTCAGCCAGATGAGTCTGAACGTCCCAGATGTGGGAGCAGAGTTTAGACCTGAAGAATTCAATGAGCTGTTTTATCCAGAGATGGAGGTTAAAGTGAACAGCGTTCCTCTTACCTCCGATGGAGGAAATATGGTCAGCCAATTGGCAGAGATCCCCAGCGATCCTCCTGTGAACCCCATGGATCTGCACAGCTTCTCACCAGGAAGCTTCAGCTCAGGAAAACCGGAGCCTACGTCCGAATTCCCAGATTCTGATTCCGGCTTGTCGCTGGATTCTAGTCCTCAAGTGAGCTCTCCGGGGAAGTCCTTGAACGGAGATGGATCCTTTGGTTTTAGCGACTCCGACTCTGAAGAGATGGACGATAGTCCGGGAGGCATGGAGTCAGATTATACCGAGATATTCCCGCTGGTTTACCTTAACGACGGAGTGCAGGGATCTCTCTCGGAGAAACCTCCAGCAGACCAACAGGAGATGAAAGCGAAGAACCAAAAGATAGAGCCGGCGGAGGCCAGCGGCCACTCCAAACCTCCCTTTACCAAAGACAAGCAGAAGAAACGCTCTGAGACGCGGCTCTCCCGTGACGAACAGAGAGCAAAAGCCTTGCAGATCCCATTTACTGTGGACAAGATCATCAATCTGCCTGTAGATGACTTCAACGAGATGATGTCCAAACACCAGCTCAACGAGGCCCAGCTCGCCCTCGTCAGAGACATCCGCCGTCGGGGCAAGAACAAGGTTGCGGCACAGAACTGCCGCAAGAGGAAGATGGAGAACATTGTGGGCCTGGAGTACGAGCTGGACTCGCTGAAAGAGGAGAAGGAGCGTTTGATGAAGGAGAAGAGCGAGCGTAGCTCCAATCTGAGAGAGATGAAGCAGCAGTTGAGTACCTTGTACCAAGAGGTTTTCAGTATGCTTCGAGACGAGGATGGCAAGCCTTTCTCGCCCAGCGAATACTCCCTTCAGCACACTGCGGACGGCACCGTTTTCCTCGTTCCTCGCCTTAAAAAGATTCTCGTAAAGAACAACTAG